Genomic window (Culex pipiens pallens isolate TS chromosome 3, TS_CPP_V2, whole genome shotgun sequence):
ATCTCGTCAATACTAACCTAGGTATTTGGTCACGTTTTAGGGACGCTGGAATTCGGGAAGCCGAATGCGAAAAGAGTGCGATGGATGTTAAATATTCTACGGATACCAAGATCGAGGACAATGCCCGAATGTATAAGCTGCAGAAGGCCAATTTTGACCAGGAAATCAACACCGCGGTAAGATATTTAATTTGTTAGCAACATTTGTTGGATAACCAATCAttcttttcaaaagtgctcaaaATCAGTTTAAACTATCCACTTACATGTCACGTGTATTGCTAGTGTGTCACAATTATATAAAAGAGATGTGAGAAAATTTATTTCTAGATATCTGTTCATttcgaaatatttaaaaaaatcttcaatcaaatcatcaatttttattcgttttttcGTCAAATATCAGTTCCACTGTCAAGAAAAATGAGTCATACTTTCActactgacgaactgacgtgccaccaggAACAAATTTATCGATAATTTGTGACCgcattcttctttttcttcttctcactTTTCTCTTCTTGAGTGAATGTCAGAATTCGAGTTTTACACTTCACCACTGCAGCTGCGAAAAATGCAGGAACAACAAAAGAAAAGGGCTGGTCTGAATAAGAATgaaaatgttacgaaaattcTTAAATCATCATAAACATTGACAAATAATGCAAGACAATATCTAACCctaccttttttttattattcgaaaaatttaaaaaaaaaacaaaaaccaacaaaaaaacaaaaacaaactagggtatttgtccctactAAGCCGTgcgcacttttaatttgatgtattctcaaaggctgATGTAGGCAGTTTTGCATATATTACACgaataagttggttttttaatgctaatgctcgtacttaatcacatttttgatatggattcttgcactgtaacttggattttgcccgcacttttctctcgcacttttgacaacaagtattcgaaaaactaggcaaccagtagttgtttatttacatttctagtcgcagtttccacaaaactggacattcgcactttaaaattgcgtttgaCAGCTAAAAAACAAGCGACCAACAGCAGCTCGCTAtgatcattttttaggaaattcaaaattttccaagacAGTTTGACAAGTCGTAATAGTGCGATCAGTAGCAATAAATTAGTGCGAAGTCCGATttagtgggaattgcgcaataaaAATACTTTATATCGCTGTATAAGCCcgaaaaactaaaacattttttgtccctattttggggataCATCCAAAtgtgcatattttcggcctaACTTCTGtttggttgaaatctcgaagcacgttGCATTAGGTGCATAAATAGCATGGACATCATTTATATaattcatttctgatttttaaacataattaaacaattGTTGCATAGCCAAGCAATACAACCGTAATATGTGAGATAGACTGTAACGTGTGAAAAGCGCACACACACTGTCACCGTTTGTAGAATTGCTAAATGTACCGTAAATATACCCATGCTCTCCGAGATGGACGAGGTAACTTTAATCAGttaatttattgatttggtgacAGTTTATAGATTGTTTTTGCAATGGAATTGTGCAACCCCACCAACAAAAACACattgccggtggttggagattcgggggacggctcTCATTCGTGTGCTGAGCGATGGCAACTGAGTGCCAACAAGCGATAtgcaaaagtggtgaaaattttggaccTAATAGGCAACTATCAATTTGCCAAGAAAAAAAGTGAAGAGTGATATATTTATTACTTTATTTCTTATTTAAGTGGAAAAAGTGAATTATTCTTGTCCACCAATATGAAGATAATGACAGCACGTATCATTCTCATGTGGCAGATTCCTGCCAGATTTAGTGAAATGcacaatttcgttgaattaagtttggtagacccaacataggtactaggcccaaaatagggacaaataccaaAAAAGGTGTATGTGGTTATGCTacagacatgaccagtatgacaacaCTCATCTTAAGATTACTTAGTCAAAGTTTCAACTTTCATTGTCAGTATCGAAAATAGAAGGTTGATACTCATAGTGCCTAAACTCGCTTGGTTCGGTAAAtttcccccatcggaacattcctgagggcaccggcctcTCAAGGTTGTGGAAAATATCCTATTAAATTGGTTCATAATCTATTTGAAGGACTCTTTCCAAGGTGGAATTCAAAACTGAGTCTTCTACCTAAACTTGAATCACTCCTTTCTTCCCATCCACAGAAAGCAGAGTCCCAGCTCGCGTACGAGCTGCAGGCGGCCAAGATCCGCCAGCGGATCCGTAACGAAGAAATCCAAATCGACATCGTGGAGCGCCGCAAGCAAATCGAAATCGAAACCCAGGAAATCAACCGCAAGGATTGCGAGCTGTCCGCCACGGTGAAGCTGCCGGCGGAGGCCGAAAGCTACCGCGTGCAGATGATCGCCGAGGGCAAGCGCACCCAAACGGTCGAGGTGGCGAAGGCCGAAGCGGAACGCATCAGGAAGATCGGCGCGGCCGAGGCGCACGCAATCGAGATGGTGGGCAAAGCCGAAGCCGAACGGATGCGGATGAAGGCGAACGTGTACAAGCAATACGGCGACGCCGCCATCATGAACATCGTGCTCGAGTCACTGCCAAAGGTTTGTGTGGAGTTGGCTTTGCGGTTTGACGGGAGTTTCatatgatcttttttttttgtagattgcGGCCGAGGTGGCAGCTCCGTTGGCGAAAACCGAAGAAATCGTGCTGATCAGTGGCAACGACAGCACCACGGCGGACGTGGCACGCCTCGTCGGGCAACTGCCGCCGGCCATCAACGCCCTGACCGGTGTGGATCTGTCCAAGGTTTTGGGCAAAATTCCCGGCGCAAAGGCATAATAAACAGAACAAGGTAACACACAGACACACGCATGCAAACGAGACGAGACCCGAGGTGAGCAGGACCGCCCCCATAGCTAATCGTTCGAAATCATAACTAAAtcagagagagggagagagtttTTAAGGAAATTTAGCACGATCTGTGTACAGAGAGcaacgtttttcgttttttgggaATAGTAAAATTATTATCGACTTCGGCGTAAAAGTTAACCTCACCCTTCACACTCCAGACATTATAAGACCAACAACAGCGAGAGTTTGTGCTTTAACGTATGGTTAAAAACAATATATATTTCAGTTGAATGTTTAATAAATGTTTATGCGTCACAAACAGAACAATACaacattatacaaaacacaaAAGTTCATTCAAACTAGAAATACAGATTATTGGTACTTCATTCATTCTTTattctttatcaaaaattgaattcctaaaatcttgttttaaaatttcgttttgaaTTCCGAATTTCCTATTCGTTAGCAATAAACATCAAATTAACTTAAAATGGAACAACATGGAGACCGAAAAATGTAATGTATTTTCTTCCTCAAGTTCATTTTTCCACTAGAAAATCCCTTAAAACTGCTTGCTAAATGATGATAACGAGCGTAGTTCAGagtttattttgatttgtttatttctgGCATGCTTTGCCAGtctaaacaataataataataaaaaaaactttgccagtcatttttggaaaattcgcCTTTGCTAAAAATGTCTATTACAAAATGTCTTTTGTTTTCCTTCGTTTCGTTTTACATCGAATTAAGTTTTATCCTGTTTAAGGATTCTCCGGTAAAACTTGTCTTCTCTTGTTatgtttttattctttttaaagaGTCTTTTTAGTTTCAGATATTATTTAAGTCTTGTCTTCTCCTAAACCTCTAAAGTTAGCTATGTTCAAAATATCATTCTTCAATAGCAGCGAGGGAAAAATCTTTTGATGTTGGGTTCCATTGAGTTTCAATCCAAAAAAGAACTTTCAGTTTTTCTCTCTTCCAAGAGTTATCAATGATTTTCTTTAGAGATTCTCTAGTTGTCGATCTGTACTGTTTGaatatatcttgacttttttttgataaggtcctataaacaaacgtaaacattgagtgtatcccgcttactccgatggtctttgacataaggtgtgaaagggatacactcaatgtttacatttgtttataggaccttatcaaaaaaaagtcaagatatctttttttttttttttttttttttattatagagattttacaccattgtgcattcgtCTCTTTAAGGTGGATAGTAGAAGAGGAAAGTTTACAAAGTTTTTGATCACTTGTCTGgctatatttcaataattgataccatgccttttttctaacgatttctgtcttagtttcaaatatttacgggcAAATTTGGATCTTAGATTATCAAGTTCTTTGCTTTTTTCTTCGTCCTCTTCCTTCGAGGATTTAACCGTTAACTCATAACACttattgtaataatattttgcttgtatggcatcttcgtcttcttcatctgttgtttcttcttcagcaatctctcttcgttttgttcTTAAGTCGTaatccgcgtccaaatatgcttGCAAGCGCTTCCGGGATTTgcgagtgtgcttagaaagcactgtctcgaatccatcgttagATTCTTCGgcaatttcacttgtttccattgcattttggtctggtttactgttgttgctttttctgctgctgctgctgcttggctcagGTTCAGTCGGTGGtttactgcttttttggttcacctttttGCTCGAATccccacattttttgttctttgctttgagtttgcaaagtgattttttgcctataatcgtcactgctgcagcagcgttgtttacagtgattgatttcggcgttggctgtttcagcaacatccgcaaggtccgaactccatttgggatccctgggaagaagttaatccagcggtcgttggtgatggttaaaatttcgccgtatttactcatcactttggctacgtcatcattgcttatgcctagaggtaggtcaagcacacgaacttccgtagcgttgttgtccaggtaaatcgggattttgcaaccctgatataccagaggtttgtcgatgatggacgaggccattgctgagtcggcgaactgcaacacggctatttttcttctattgcataattgcaatgctcgcaagttttcttggtttacttgaaggtctgcgagaaatttttttacaagctttgggcttggttggttttggagttgacaaaaatccagaaccacactgtttttgtctacggtgcacattttaaaaaaagcggcgacgcgcacacaaactgcggactggcgttgagaatgcgacttgtaaggtcggcggttactttgcaactgaTATCTCAATTTATCGATGGTCTCTTCATTCACTAAAAAAACTCCAAACTTCGATGCTCTTCTTTCCTCGATatcctcaaaaaaaatcaaattattcgctctacagcattgccttagcgttctcgattacgagattcctactcgaaactaggtagtcgaaggcttgattgttgaggcaattgcaaacctctttttacaccttagcttccatttaccccgggattcgaactgacgacctttggattgtgagtccaactgcctaccagtgactccaccgagacaggacccagggagacgactcctacacctggactgagctaacgacctaacctttttaggttagtccggggccaacatttacttcccgtccgacggaaggcaaaTGGTTCATTCAATTAAGGAATAGTTCCGCACTGATGGGCTATCTAAAATCAGCATACGTAGATGTAACTTGTTACCAAACCGAAAAAGTCAAAATGATGTTACCAATAAATCGTAGCAAACTGGGCTCGATGTTTGTTTGACATCCTATAACCTTAATATTTGCTTCCGTAGAAACCTAAGTAGAGTTggttgtagataggccatgagTGGcacactcagagctgtcaaagtgttttttttttaagaaactcaCGCGAGTTTTGCCGCTATCTTGGagctgaaactctagtgccgcatttgattttttttttcaaattcatgcgAGCTCCGAACACACTGACAAATGatgttcgattgaaccaaaactggcacaaACGAGTGTGGCACTTAGTGCCGCAtcggctcttcaaacgaacgtaccatctGTGTCATCAAACGAGCGTACCAAAAGATTGAGTCTTTACCTGAGTCAAGTAgtagtacactcaacccccggttgttggtcactttttcgtttgacacttttttagtttgttccGTTGGGTTGACaaagtctaactaaaaagtgacgaactgtaactttttacacgggactcacacacactatcaaacaaAACATTTGGTGG
Coding sequences:
- the LOC120425934 gene encoding flotillin-2 isoform X1 — protein: MGNIHTVGPNEALIVSGGCCGSTKKRTIVGGWAWAWWLVTDVQRLSLEVMTLNPMCEMVETAQGVPLTVTGVAQCKIMKMMNVYYFHHQADELLGTASEQFLGKSVKEIKMTILQTLEGHLRAILGTLTVEEVYKDRDQFAALVREVAAPDVGRMGIEILSFTIKDVYDDVQYLQSLGKAQTASVKRDADAGVAEANRDAGIREAECEKSAMDVKYSTDTKIEDNARMYKLQKANFDQEINTAKAESQLAYELQAAKIRQRIRNEEIQIDIVERRKQIEIETQEINRKDCELSATVKLPAEAESYRVQMIAEGKRTQTVEVAKAEAERIRKIGAAEAHAIEMVGKAEAERMRMKANVYKQYGDAAIMNIVLESLPKIAAEVAAPLAKTEEIVLISGNDSTTADVARLVGQLPPAINALTGVDLSKVLGKIPGAKA
- the LOC120425934 gene encoding flotillin-2 isoform X4, producing MTLNPMCEMVETAQGVPLTVTGVAQCKIMKMMNVYYFHHQADELLGTASEQFLGKSVKEIKMTILQTLEGHLRAILGTLTVEEVYKDRDQFAALVREVAAPDVGRMGIEILSFTIKDVYDDVQYLQSLGKAQTASVKRDADAGVAEANRDAGIREAECEKSAMDVKYSTDTKIEDNARMYKLQKANFDQEINTAKAESQLAYELQAAKIRQRIRNEEIQIDIVERRKQIEIETQEINRKDCELSATVKLPAEAESYRVQMIAEGKRTQTVEVAKAEAERIRKIGAAEAHAIEMVGKAEAERMRMKANVYKQYGDAAIMNIVLESLPKIAAEVAAPLAKTEEIVLISGNDSTTADVARLVGQLPPAINALTGVDLSKVLGKIPGAKA
- the LOC120425934 gene encoding flotillin-2 isoform X5, encoding MGIEILSFTIKDVYDDVQYLQSLGKAQTASVKRDADAGVAEANRDAGIREAECEKSAMDVKYSTDTKIEDNARMYKLQKANFDQEINTAKAESQLAYELQAAKIRQRIRNEEIQIDIVERRKQIEIETQEINRKDCELSATVKLPAEAESYRVQMIAEGKRTQTVEVAKAEAERIRKIGAAEAHAIEMVGKAEAERMRMKANVYKQYGDAAIMNIVLESLPKIAAEVAAPLAKTEEIVLISGNDSTTADVARLVGQLPPAINALTGVDLSKVLGKIPGAKA
- the LOC120425934 gene encoding flotillin-2 isoform X2, which gives rise to MGNIHTVGPNEALIVSGGCCGSTKKRTIVGGWAWAWWLVTDVQRLSLEVMTLNPMCEMVETAQGVPLTVTGVAQCKIMKIKYDKADELLGTASEQFLGKSVKEIKMTILQTLEGHLRAILGTLTVEEVYKDRDQFAALVREVAAPDVGRMGIEILSFTIKDVYDDVQYLQSLGKAQTASVKRDADAGVAEANRDAGIREAECEKSAMDVKYSTDTKIEDNARMYKLQKANFDQEINTAKAESQLAYELQAAKIRQRIRNEEIQIDIVERRKQIEIETQEINRKDCELSATVKLPAEAESYRVQMIAEGKRTQTVEVAKAEAERIRKIGAAEAHAIEMVGKAEAERMRMKANVYKQYGDAAIMNIVLESLPKIAAEVAAPLAKTEEIVLISGNDSTTADVARLVGQLPPAINALTGVDLSKVLGKIPGAKA
- the LOC120425934 gene encoding flotillin-2 isoform X3 produces the protein MGNIHTVGPNEALIVSGGCCGSTKKRTIVGGWAWAWWLVTDVQRLSLEVMTLNPMCEMVETAQGVPLTVTGVAQCKIMKADELLGTASEQFLGKSVKEIKMTILQTLEGHLRAILGTLTVEEVYKDRDQFAALVREVAAPDVGRMGIEILSFTIKDVYDDVQYLQSLGKAQTASVKRDADAGVAEANRDAGIREAECEKSAMDVKYSTDTKIEDNARMYKLQKANFDQEINTAKAESQLAYELQAAKIRQRIRNEEIQIDIVERRKQIEIETQEINRKDCELSATVKLPAEAESYRVQMIAEGKRTQTVEVAKAEAERIRKIGAAEAHAIEMVGKAEAERMRMKANVYKQYGDAAIMNIVLESLPKIAAEVAAPLAKTEEIVLISGNDSTTADVARLVGQLPPAINALTGVDLSKVLGKIPGAKA